In the genome of Leishmania braziliensis MHOM/BR/75/M2904 contig, possible fusion of chromosomes 20 and 34, one region contains:
- a CDS encoding amastin-like protein — MCNVPCRAGIVMYCVLQLIAFLFLLVGTPTGQFRVPNKVAFSGGSCLTVWGLKNKCTSTKWDVRTSNLWAGCPERLKRFHAAEALSVASVVVSALAFLFGVVMLCCCRCLRGLCLVLNILATGCGCAVTALMVDAFYNNHENGPAQYNTSCYALRKNGSVTQPQAIADGDPVVTNYAYGAGFAVYIVGWSLCFINILFLMLPC; from the coding sequence ATGTGCAACGTTCCTTGCCGCGCAGGCATCGTCATGTACTGCGTTCTGCAGCTGAttgccttcctcttcctcctcgttggCACCCCGACTGGCCAGTTCCGTGTGCCGAACAAGGTAGCGTTCAGCGGCGGCTCGTGCCTGACGGTGTGGGGCTTGAAGAACAAGTGCACCTCTACCAAGTGGGATGTCCGAACAAGCAACTTATGGGCGGGCTGCCCTGAGCGTCTGAAGCGCTTCCACGCGGCTGAGGCTCTGAGCGTGGCTtccgtcgtcgtcagcgcTCTGGCATTCCTCTTCGGCGTCGTcatgctgtgctgctgccgctgtctgCGCGGTCTGTGTCTGGTCCTGAACATTCTCGCCACCGGCTGTGGCTGCGCCGTCACCGCGCTCATGGTTGACGCCTTCTACAACAACCATGAGAACGGCCCTGCACAGTACAACACCTCCTGCTACGCGCTCCGCAAGAACGGCTCCGTCACTCAGCCCCAGGCCATTGCAGATGGCGATCCGGTGGTCACCAATTACGCCTACGGTGCCGGCTTCGCCGTTTACATTGTGGGCTGGAGCCTCTGCTTCATTAACATCCTCTTTCTGATGCTACCGTGCTAG
- a CDS encoding putative putative pyruvate/indole-pyruvate carboxylase, with protein MPFNGYTVSCYLLDRLVEAGCEHLFGVPGDFNLRFLDDVMTNPRMKWIGTANELNAAYAADGYARQRGLGAVATTCGVGELSALNGIGGSFAESVPVIHIAGAPSTKSQGNRELLHHTLGDGNHAHFLHISAEVCCIAVMLTPENCLMEIDRVITEVLYQKKPGYIALPTNLAEMIVPPPPTKLMRRLPEVSPDSVSAFKLTVASHLHSSCNPAVLTGHLIQRYQCGPFVNRFLENVRIPYAAAVLGKGAVNEHLENYVGTYIAGNAPCPAKSVIENADVCISIGVQFVDTVTAVFRHKIDPLKLIDIQPFFAKVGDQIFPQVPMEVAVKVVEETAMECHTNWSTEYPDPDSFRSPDSADTLDLCHVWREIQNGLRPNDVLLVELGTSSFTSALLRLPQGCDMLCQQMWASIGYTLPAAIGAQLADENRRVVCIIGDGAAQMTVQELGTAARYRLKPTYILVNNDGYTIERFIRGWDSSYNDVAVWNWTGLARNFCKGVEPRTCLVNSVGGVEAVLRESQDNMVFAEVLVGKFEGPLCTSVELPGKPTSK; from the coding sequence ATGCCATTCAACGGATACACGGTCAGCTGCTACCTCCTCGACCGTCTTGTGGAGGCGGGGTGCGAGCACCTCTTTGGAGTCCCTGGCGACTTCAATCTGCGCTTCCTGGATGATGTCATGACGAACCCACGAATGAAGTGGATTGGCACGGCAAATGAGTTGAACGCGGCCTACGCTGCCGACGGCTACGCACGTCAACGCGGCCTGGGTGCtgtcgccaccacctgcggTGTCGGCGAGCTCTCCGCGCTTAACGGAATCGGTGGTAGCTTCGCAGAGAGCGTCCCGGTCATTCACATTGCCGGTGCTCCCTCCACAAAGAGCCAAGGTAACCGTGAGCTGCTACATCACACACTTGGTGACGGCAACCACGCGCACTTTCTGCACATCAGCGCTGAGGTGTGCTGCATTGCGGTAATGCTGACACCCGAGAACTGCCTGATGGAGATCGATCGTGTTATCACAGAGGTGCTGTATCAGAAGAAGCCGGGATATATTGCCCTGCCGACAAACTTAGCGGAAATGATagtgccgcctccgccgacGAAGTTGATGCGCCGCCTGCCGGAGGTTTCCCCTGACTCGGTCAGTGCATTTAAGCTCACTGTAGCGTCTCACCTGCACAGCTCCTGCAATCCGGCTGTGCTGACGGGTCACTTGATTCAGCGCTACCAATGCGGTCCGTTCGTGAATCGCTTCCTTGAGAACGTTCGCATCCCgtacgctgccgctgtcctcGGCAAGGGCGCCGTAAACGAGCACCTGGAGAACTACGTGGGCACCTACATCGCCGGCAATGCCCCGTGCCCTGCGAAGTCCGTCATTGAAAATGCCGACGTGTGCATCTCGATTGGCGTTCAGTTTGTCGACACTGTCACCGCAGTATTCCGGCACAAGATTGACCCTCTAAAACTGATCGACATCCAGCCCTTCTTCGCCAAGGTTGGGGACCAGATCTTCCCCCAGGTGCCGATGGAGGTGGCTGTGAAGGTGGTTGAGGAAACCGCGATGGAATGCCACACGAACTGGAGCACGGAGTACCCGGATCCGGATAGCTTCCGCTCTCCGGATAGCGCTGACACCCTCGACCTCTGCCATGTGTGGCGCGAGATTCAGAACGGCCTGCGTCCCAACGACGTTCTCCTGGTTGAACTCGGTACCTCCTCCTTTACGTCTGCACTGCTTCGCTTGCCGCAGGGTTGCGATATGCTTTGCCAGCAGATGTGGGCCTCCATCGGCTACACTCTCCCCGCTGCCATAGGAGCACAGCTAGCGGACGAAAATCGCCGCGTTGTGTGCATCAtcggcgatggcgctgcgcaaaTGACGGTGCAGGAGCTCGGCACGGCTGCGCGCTATAGACTGAAGCCTACGTACATTCTCGTTAACAACGATGGCTACACAATCGAGCGCTTCATCCGCGGCTGGGACTCGTCATACAACGACGTCGCCGTGTGGAACTGGACAGGCTTGGCGCGCAACTTCTGCAAAGGCGTGGAGCCACGCACCTGTCTTGTTAACTCGGTTGGCGGCGTAGAGGCGGTACTACGCGAGAGCCAGGACAACATGGTGTTTGCCGAAGTGCTTGTCGGCAAGTTTGAGGGTCCTCTGTGCACCTCTGTGGAGCTTCCCGGCAAGCCCACGAGCAAGtaa